The Brassica oleracea var. oleracea cultivar TO1000 chromosome C6, BOL, whole genome shotgun sequence genome includes a region encoding these proteins:
- the LOC106297514 gene encoding uncharacterized protein LOC106297514: MDHSARDCPGPKQGRRQDSSGGDTRGCHHRGKAGHFKRECPKLQAKQEKGCGEASKPSQSRGQTSKPRVYELSKDEDETKPFKSITGILSIGGVETHVLFDTGATHSFVSPGLIGKVLFQIGTGGDPCIVKDIPVMIQDRVIPVDLVVVPLKNHEVILGMDWLGKNRATLECHRGRVQFESGCGPPIRFQGIKLASGCLVVLAIQAE, translated from the exons ATGGATCACTCAGCTCGGGACTGTCCAGGGCCGAAACAAGGCCGCAGACAGGACTCGAGTGGGGGTGATACCAGAGGATGTCACCATCGTGGAAAGGCAGGACATTTCAAACGAGAATGTCCCAAACTCCAAGCAAAACAGGAGAAGGGCTGCGGTGAGGCAAGCAAGCCAAGCCAGAGCCGGGGCCAGACCTCTAAGCCAAGGGTTTACGAGCTGTCCAAGGACGAGGACGAGACTAAACCGTTCAAGTCGATCACTG GGATCCTAAGTATTGGTGGTGTGGAAACACACGTACTTTTCGACACTGGAGCTACACACAGTTTTGTGAGCCCAGGGTTAATCGGAAAGGTTTTGTTCCAGATTGGGACAGGGGGTGATCCATGCATAGTTAAGGACATCCCAGTGATGATCCAGGACAGGGTAATACCTGTGGATCTGGTTGTAGTCCCCCTTAAGAATCACGAGGTGATATTGGGTATGGACTGGCTTGGAAAGAATCGGGCCACCTTAGAATGCCACCGGGGTAGGGTGCAGTTTGAGAGTGGGTGTGGACCCCCGATCAGGTTCCAGGGTATTAAGCTGGCCTCAGGTTGCTTAGTGGTATTAGCAATCCAAGCAGAATAG
- the LOC106297515 gene encoding uncharacterized protein LOC106297515: protein MTEEDENLYWVEQEELAENQAGIHRSQRRQACKAARNPDEINDLPEYIAKTAAEVKAIKSQIHHATNAAPEIDRLLVKARKTPETSDVELWSLSQRENEPLREFMNRFKLVMARVTGISDKVAVDALRKTLWYRSKLRQWISLEKPRTIHDALHKATDFIMMEEEMKVLSQKYNPHKTSARRKNPRNDRYVHHEGEDLQGEHNYAINSEQKKTSGNTWTRNQFKDNSYCEFPQTRVHSTMNCKVLGTSLAAKLLAGKISKVTCIKDHLLDSDRPPKTDKESPENDTRENQSGEKRRRRQDDRGNDSNRRRVSMIIGGSQFYRDLISSIKAYGRKAEKSSSWLARSPTDDAPNDMIVFEERETIKIDKPHCDPLVIDLVIRDLEVGRNLIDTGSTVNVIFRDTLRRLNIELGEVVPEPKPLTGFLGATSMTLGSIKLPVMAKEVTKIIYFAVGDNPAIHNVIMGTPWINAMKSVPSTYHLGIKFPTPNGTAASTPDSDIVPESIALPADSPTPETVVDPNEAPTAEILSKYTVRP, encoded by the exons ATGACAGAGGAAGATGAAAACCTCTATTGGGTAGAGCAGGAAGAACTGGCCGAGAATCAGGCTGGGATCCACCGCAGCCAACGCCGACAGGCTTGCAAGGCTGCTAGAAATCCTGATGAGATCAATGATCTCCCCGAGTACATCGCAAAAACTGCGGCAGAAGTCAAGGCGATAAAGTCGCAGATTCACCACGCGACAAATGCTGCACCCGAGATCGACAGACTTCTCGTGAAAGCGCGGAAAACTCC GGAAACCTCAGACGTCGAACTTTGGAGTCTATCTCAAAGAGAAAACGAACCACTCCGCGAATTCATGAACAGGTTCAAGCTGGTAATGGCAAGAGTCACTGGAATCAGCGACAAAGTGGCAGTCGACGCTTTGCGGAAAACTCTCTGGTACAGGTCAAAACTCCGACAATGGATATCCCTTGAAAAACCGAGAACAATCCATGACGCTCTTCACAAGGCAACGGATTTCATCATGATGGAAGAAGAGATGAAAGTCCTCTCCCAGAAGTACAACCCGCATAAGACGTCTGCGAGAAGGAAAAACCCTCGTAATGACAGGTATGTCCACCACGAGGGAGAAGATCTCCAGGGCGAGCATAATTACGCTATCAACTCCGAACAGAAAAAGACTTCCGGAAATACCTGGACTAGGAACCAGTTCAAGGATAATTCCTACTGCGAGTTCCCCCAGACCAGAGTTCATTCCACTATGAACTGCAAGGTTCTCGGCACAAGTCTTGCTGCGAAGCTCCTCGCCGGCAAAATTTCGAAGGTCACATGCATAAAAGACCACCTCCTGGATTCCGACCGCCCTCCCAAAACTGATAAAGAGTCCCCCGAAAACGACACCCGCGAAAATCAGTCGGGCGAGAAACGCAGAAGGAGGCAGGATGACCGAGGAAACGACAGCAACCGTCGAAGGGTGAGCATGATCATTGGGGGATCGCAATTTTATCGCGATTTGATCTCGTCGATCAAAGCTTATGGACGTAAGGCTGAGAAGAGTTCAAGCTGGCTGGCTCGGTCCCCAACCGACGACGCCCCTAACGATATGATCGTCTTTGAAGAGCGGGAAACCATCAAAATCGACAAACCTCACTGCGACCCATTGGTTATCGATCTGGTAATCCGAGACCTGGAAGTGGGTAGGAACCTTATCGACACGGGAAGCACAGTCAACGTCATCTTCCGTGATACCCTCCGGAGGTTGAACATCGAACTCGGAGAAGTCGTCCCGGAACCAAAACCTCTCACCGGTTTCTTAGGTGCAACGTCTATGACCCTCGGATCAATCAAGCTCCCGGTGATGGCTAAAGAGGTGACGAAAATCATTTACTTCGCGGTAGGCGATAACCCGGCCATCCACAATGTCATCATGGGAACTCCTTGGATCAATGCCATGAAATCGGTACCGTCGACTTACCACCTTGGCATCAAGTTCCCAACTCCAAACGGAACAGCT GCATCGACTCCAGACAGCGACATAGTCCCCGAGTCCATCGCCTTGCCAGCGGACAGCCCGACTCCTGAAACGGTCGTCGATCCAAATGAAGCCCCAACGGCTGAA ATATTATCCAAATACACAGTCCGTCCGTGA
- the LOC106297516 gene encoding uncharacterized protein LOC106297516 — MDLPSTSYPEALGLKRNSNDVGWEYGFLSDPKNPDRVKCKLCGKEMGGGVYMIKEHIAHHKGNVTSCPRSSKEDQSKCMKAVLESSNNKRKMKNKVDVLSLHVGVNVQNIEAVYEGILVRSKHRIAQGPMDKFVTAVTPPEVSSGGQENSNDTHVVSQLCARWIYQAGLPFNAIDSDYIRSFCEALGQLGPGWVPPSQCELRETLLTEEEKIVKEKLKSLKIERERNGCSILMDTWSDTKKNVMNLCMNSRGGRFYLSSKQSQTGTSIFEYADKCIEDVGPEKVVQVITDSADYNLAAAKMLKEKRPCIFWSSCAAHTVNLMFEDIVKLPNISNSIDKAKALTLLIYAHEKTLAMMRHHTKEKDIVISRVTRFATTFLILQSLLENKQQLKSIFISDT, encoded by the coding sequence ATGGATTTGCCTTCGACATCGTATCCAGAAGCCCTTGGATTGAAGCGGAACTCTAATGATGTTGGATGGGAATATGGGTTTCTTTCTGACCCTAAAAACCCAGATAGAGTTAAATGCAAGCTGTGTGGGAAAGAAATGGGAGGAGGTGTGTACATGATTAAGGAGCATATTGCTCACCATAAGGGTAACGTTACCTCATGTCCAAGGTCCTCAAAGGAAGATCAGTCCAAGTGTATGAAAGCTGTCTTGGAATCATCTAACAACAAAAGGAAAATGAAAAACAAAGTTGACGTGCTTAGCTTGCATGTGGGTGTTAATGTGCAGAACATAGAGGCTGTGTATGAAGGGATTCTTGTCAGGTCGAAACATCGTATAGCTCAAGGTCCAATGGATAAGTTTGTAACCGCTGTTACTCCTCCGGAGGTTTCTTCAGGTGGACAAGAAAATAGCAATGACACGCATGTAGTGAGTCAGTTATGTGCTAGATGGATATATCAGGCTGGTCTTCCTTTTAACGCCATTGACAGTGATTATATTAGGTCGTTTTGTGAAGCTTTAGGACAATTGGGACCTGGTTGGGTTCCTCCAAGCCAGTGTGAACTGAGGGAAACATTGTTGACAGAAGAAGAAAAAATAGTTAAGGAGAAACTGAAGAGTCTAAAGATAGAACGGGAACGGAATGGTTGCTCTATACTGATGGATACATGGAGTGACACAAAGAAGAACGTAATGAATCTGTGTATGAATTCAAGAGGAGGGAGATTCTATCTTTCTTCAAAACAATCTCAGACCGGTACATCTATCTTTGAGTACGCAGATAAATGCATAGAGGACGTTGGTCCTGAGAAGGTTGTTCAGGTTATAACGGACAGTGCGGACTACAACTTAGCGGCAGCAAAGATGTTGAAAGAGAAGAGACCATGCATATTCTGGTCATCATGCGCTGCTCACACAGTTAATTTGATGTTTGAAGACATTGTTAAGTTGCCAAATATCTCAAACTCCATTGATAAAGCCAAAGCTTTGACACTGTTAATATACGCTCATGAGAAAACGTTAGCTATGATGAGACATCACACAAAGGAAAAGGATATCGTGATATCTAGAGTCACAAGATTTGCTACGACCTTCTTGATTTTGCAAAGCTTGTTGGAGAACAAACAACAACTAAAGTCAATATTTATAAGCGATACATGA
- the LOC106297517 gene encoding uncharacterized protein LOC106297517, with the protein MGFIYGELVEAKKIYQSCYQQLGRYYQPILEIIDVKIKGRLDSPLHLAAYLLNPYYFYNKPDVKPDETLMNEHWWSMYGCTVRNLAILARKVLSLTSSSSGCQRNWCTFQEIHKSERNRLDVDQMNSLVYLQFYSNLLNKRKRIKEGESDVLVGDDGENVEEWFVEVEQGEEDELFDEDDLM; encoded by the exons ATGGGGTTTATCTATGGAGAATTAGTAGAAGCCAAAAAAATCTATCAAAGCTGCTACCAACAACTTGGAAGGTACTATCAGCCTATCCTCGAGATCATTGATGTGAAAATTAAAGGCAGATTAGATTCTCCGTTGCATTTGGCTGCCTACTTGTTGAATCCTTACTATTTCTACAACAAACCAGACGTTAAGCCGGATGAGACACTCATGAATG AGCATTGGTGGTCGATGTATGGATGTACTGTGCGTAATTTGGCAATACTAGCAAGGAAGGTTCTCTCTTTAACTTCTAGCTCATCTGGTTGTCAACGAAACTGGTGTACATTCCAAGAG ATTCACAAGAGTGAGAGGAATAGACTAGACGTTGATCAAATGAACAGTTTAGTGTATCTTCAATTTTACTCAAACTTACTTAACAAGCGGAAGAGGATCAAAGAGGGAGAATCTGATGTGCTCGTAGGTGATGATGGAGAAAATGTAGAGGAGTGGTTTGTGGAGGTGGAACAAGGAGAAGAAGATGAACTTTTTGATGAAGATGACCTAATGTGA